One part of the Gammaproteobacteria bacterium genome encodes these proteins:
- a CDS encoding cob(I)yrinic acid a,c-diamide adenosyltransferase, which produces MGNRLTKIYTRTGDSGETGLGDGSRIAKTAPRVEAMGNADELNSLLGILIDEPLPAPITECLFNVQHTLFDIGGELSIPGHTLVKPERVVYLENTLDQLNKDLPPLKDFILPGGARSAAVCHLARSVCRRLERSLFAVDDQHSVTAVTLQYVNRLSDLLFVIARTLNREAGEPDLLWDHDRRSKADSTGS; this is translated from the coding sequence ATGGGCAATCGACTGACAAAGATCTACACACGGACCGGTGACTCCGGGGAGACGGGGCTCGGTGATGGTAGTCGTATTGCTAAAACAGCACCCCGGGTGGAGGCCATGGGAAACGCTGATGAACTTAATAGCCTTCTCGGCATTTTGATAGACGAGCCACTGCCAGCACCGATTACCGAGTGCCTGTTCAACGTCCAGCACACATTGTTCGACATCGGTGGGGAACTCAGCATACCCGGTCACACTCTGGTTAAACCGGAACGGGTCGTCTATTTGGAAAACACGCTTGACCAGTTGAACAAGGATCTGCCGCCGTTAAAGGATTTCATCCTGCCAGGCGGCGCACGATCTGCAGCCGTTTGTCACCTGGCCAGAAGCGTCTGTCGAAGACTGGAGCGCAGTCTTTTTGCGGTAGACGATCAGCACTCGGTCACTGCCGTCACACTGCAGTATGTCAATCGACTGTCAGACCTGCTGTTCGTGATTGCGCGGACCCTCAACCGTGAAGCTGGCGAACCAGATCTACTCTGGGATCACGATCGCCGAAGTAAGGCTGATTCAACCGGGTCCTAG